The Thiorhodovibrio litoralis genome includes a window with the following:
- a CDS encoding type II toxin-antitoxin system VapC family toxin: MSEIRTAIDANLLIAAWSATGDRYAQALRVLEAPNRHLIVSDALWLEVMPKAAFHRQEAECRFYAAVFQKAENWPWSFAIVERAKALASTYGLAAMDAIHLSIAIDAQANEFISGEKPTKPMFRVEEIRTTSLWQMSKS; the protein is encoded by the coding sequence ATGTCTGAGATTCGCACGGCAATTGACGCCAATTTGTTGATTGCGGCATGGTCTGCCACCGGGGATCGCTATGCACAGGCGCTTCGGGTGCTGGAGGCACCAAATCGCCACCTGATCGTCAGCGATGCGCTCTGGCTTGAGGTCATGCCAAAAGCGGCTTTTCACCGCCAAGAAGCAGAGTGCCGTTTTTATGCAGCTGTTTTTCAGAAGGCAGAAAACTGGCCTTGGTCGTTTGCGATTGTTGAGCGGGCGAAAGCCTTGGCTTCAACTTACGGATTAGCTGCAATGGACGCGATTCATCTATCTATTGCCATTGATGCTCAGGCGAATGAATTTATTTCGGGTGAAAAGCCAACGAAGCCGATGTTCCGTGTTGAGGAAATACGCACAACCTCGCTTTGGCAAATGTCTAAATCCTGA